The following proteins come from a genomic window of Salvia hispanica cultivar TCC Black 2014 chromosome 4, UniMelb_Shisp_WGS_1.0, whole genome shotgun sequence:
- the LOC125220912 gene encoding uncharacterized protein LOC125220912: protein MGDRTDIEKLQEMVKLLMDERDAERAAREAMEKKNRETLPVMNMFNHGNMITFPNGPRIDANNFELRMPLIQRVEQTPFAGRATEDANRHLSKFVEIANTLKLNGVDDDAIRVRLFPFSLIDSAKEWFECMPPEKVSTWKDIVATFLDKYYPPGTILKLKSEIFQFTQGHDEPLYEAFARFKALLRKCPNHGFSIDHQVGILYNGFNEKICAMLDSGANGGFLRKTGEDAMAVIEEFATNSRGWSKERHATRRVAAIEEAEESSFAKELAELRVRIDQMDISRKEDPIPATSIVAVNAPETAISTVEEINYVQGGGPRNYNNNYRPNQGGGNFNNYNGNRPHPNLSYSNNNYLQPPAGFNVSKGGVVEPMKKEDKYEQGITKILEVITQDRKINDTKIGVVEARINNLEQGMNTISAAVTNITTQMEQIQKKLDEDRAKAAARVDDINKKWVAKQKSGDCPVAGGPPQTPQRPATETAESTTQDCPVAGGPPHTPQRPATDKAESSTKQELVRHNGIVLPFQPKRKFKLEEQFKQFLNMFCKVHTNIPLVESLQEIPKYAKLLREAVMRKKKPTKADLKLPHHCSEIIQKERAVKQRDPGQFIIRCRIGEGKVDKALCDLGASINIMPLKYYEKLNIGPLKTSDVTIRLADNTAIKTVGMIEDVLVKVDDFIFPADFIILDMKVDKNVPLILGRDFLATCKALIDVGRGEITISDHGGKSTYNIESAMLKYEEAKQAKMEHDCREVMVTDLSKPYDPFGGEDPSNPTIFIVNTLPQAPKKGEPNPTKPILQEKPKRKKRKKTPPQDDPEIYVIKTSNGKFKWWKKVLNKLVPFAVAETKIVGTKASQRNPHDGG from the coding sequence ATGGGTGACCGAACAGATATTGAGAAGCTGCAGGAGATGGTGAAGTTGCTGATGGATGAGAGAGATGCGGAGAGAGCAGCCCGAGAAGCCATGGAAAAGAAGAACAGAGAAACATTACCtgtgatgaacatgttcaatcatGGGAATATGATCACTTTTCCTAACGGCCCTCGTATTGATGCTAACAATTTTGAGTTACGCATGCCCCTTATCCAAAGGGTCgagcaaactccttttgcaGGTAGGGCGACTGAAGATGCTAACCGCCATCTCTCCAAATTCGTGGAAATCGCAAACACTCTGAAATTAAATGGTGTCGACGACGATGCCATACGGGTAAGACTTTTTCCATTCTCATTGATTGATTCTGCTAAAGAGTGGTTTGAGTGTATGCCACCAGAAAAGGTCTCCACATGGAAGGACATCGTAGCTACCTTCCTCGACAAATACTACCCGCCAGGCACTATTTTGAAGCTCAAAAGTGAGATCTTTCAGTTCACACAAGGCCATGACGAGCCCCTCTATGAGGCATTTGCTCGTTTCAAAGCTCTTCTTCGAAAGTGCCCAAACCATGGTTTTTCCATAGACCATCAGGTAGGAATCCTCTATAATGGATTTAACGAGAAAATATGTGCTATGCTTGATTCAGGGGCAAATGGAGGATTTCTAAGAAAGACAGGAGAGGATGCCATGGCGGTGATCGAGGAGTTCGCCACCAACAGTCGGGGGTGGTCTAAGGAAAGGCATGCCACGAGAAGAGTAGCAGCCATAGAAGAGGCCGAAGAAAGTTCTTTTGCTAAGGAGTTAGCAGAACTTAGAGTCAGGATTGATCAAATGGACATCTCGAGGAAGGAAGATCCAATTCCGGCAACTTCCATAGTGGCGGTCAATGCACCCGAAACTGCCATATCAACTGTGGAAGAAATCAACTACGTGCAAGGAGGCGGTCCCAGAAACTACAATAACAATTATCGCCCTAATCAGGGGGGcggtaatttcaataattataatgggaACCGTCCGCACCCAAATCTTTCttattctaacaataattactTGCAACCCCCTGCAGGATTTAATGTTAGCAAAGGAGGAGTGGTTGAGCCGATGAAGAAGGAAGACAAGTATGAACAAGGAATCACGAAGATCTTGGAAGTAATTACGCAAGATAGGAAGATTAATGACACCAAGATCGGAGTGGTCGAAGCAAGGATAAACAACCTCGAGCAAGGAATGAACACAATCTCGGCAGCTGTAACCAATATTACCACTCAAATGGAGCAAATTCAGAAGAAGTTAGATGAGGATAGAGCAAAGGCAGCAGCAAGAGTGGATGATATTAACAAGAAGTGGGTGGCAAAGCAGAAATCTGGGGACTGCCCAGTcgccggcggaccgccgcagaCCCCGCAGCGGCCCGCCACTGAGACGGCAGAGTCAACCACGCAGGACTGCCCAGTcgccggcggaccgccgcacaccCCGCAGCGGCCCGCCACTGACAAGGCAGAATCGTCCACTAAGCAGGAGCTTGTGCGGCACAACGGGATTGTACTCCCTTTTCAGCCAAAGAGGAAGTTCAAGCTTGAAGAGCAGTTCAAGCAATTCCTTAACATGTTTTGCAAGGTCCATACTAACATTCCACTTGTTGAATCGTTGCAGGAGATACCAAAGTATGCAAAGCTACTAAGGGAGGCGGTAATGAGGAAGAAAAAGCCGACTAAAGCCGACCTTAAGCTACCGCATCATTGCAGCGAGATCATCCAAAAGGAAAGGGCAGTGAAGCAAAGAGATCCGGGCCAGTTCATCATTAGGTGCCGAATTGGAGAAGGAAAAGTTGATAAGGCCCTCTGTGATTTGGGAGCAAGCATCAACATCATGCCGCTGAAGTACTATGAAAAGCTCAACATCGGGCCACTCAAGACCTCGGATGTGACCATAAGGTTGGCCGATAACACGGCCATCAAAACGGTGGGTATGATTGAGGATGTCTTGGTGAAGGTAGACGATTTCATCTTTCCTGCCGACTTCATTATTCTTGATATGAAAGTAGACAAGAATGTACCTCTAATCTTAGGCAGAGATTTTCTAGCCACATGCAAAGCTCTTATTGATGTAGGTAGAGGAGAAATCACAATAAGTGACCATGGAGGAAAGTCGACCTACAACATCGAAAGCGCGATGCTTAAGTATGAAGAGGCGAAACAAGCTAAGATGGAGCATGATTGCAGGGAGGTCATGGTGACCGATTTGTCTAAGCCTTATGATCCATTTGGAGGGGAAGATCCTTCTAACCctactattttcattgttaACACTTTACCTCAAGCTCCTAAAAAGGGCGAGCCTAATCCTACTAAGCCTATCTTGCAGGAAAAGcccaagagaaagaagaggaagaagactcCACCTCAAGATGACCCTGAAATCTACGTGATCAAAACCTCGAATGGAAAATTCAaatggtggaagaaagttCTCAACAAGTTGGTTCCATTCGCGGTGGCAGAGACTAAGATTGTTGGTACAAAGGCATCCCAAAGGAATCCTCACGATGGGGGATAA